One genomic segment of Rhizobium viscosum includes these proteins:
- a CDS encoding TIR domain-containing protein has translation MSDFKRRAGHLRLVDFANSADGKSDPVIKSNAQSAVQASLFSDASTVTLGFVLASEMPASTFKQFLENVKPRYIFDLRKSPSFAKGGLTRRTIFALFDSYKIRYFDVSGAINAKSARDPALNPGLLVPKILDLFVSGKELLEGPVVFFADDEQLEERYIDEMAALLPNQTKTGWDVFIWDGKAGQPANSSPEKRTIFISHANPEDNNIALWLGARLAAEGYEIWSDVTRLIGGEYFWDSIEHVIRERSACVVVLLSKAGHEKQGVLDEVNLAILVERQRKLANFVIPIRIDDLPFANIRANLARKNVIDGAKNLGEALGKLLVSLDKLGVPRQRGEVQASLSKWRKTLPSGVGDQGSSKDDLLVENKLSITRWPPAIYKITKSEKPSLDVRPFLATSAVGKGELCFASPSELTTMIPGVQAVQHSAATTDAVIDGSALGMLGTTTQESRRALTHILKQAWNEFCASRGMQKHELSSGRICWFEKNGFVEKNEVRFLDHKSRSRRKALVGRSQKRRVYWHFGIEIVPNIGDQSVRVKPHVVFTENGLDPIASTAKQHSLRRGFCKSWWNDRWRDLLNAMLTNMANSAGRLTLPVSPLQSIEIGATMTVHDLRSKSSAIHSIDEPAVVVGQSQRSFDPREGLMLFGPVEFTRNPREVRVGVVGAPEGIELFKKWCARFASPVLPSDAGGPRQVPFLGFDAVFSATWLKEPVAARPISRTDLLNAIRISERHEAVSKAVDLVVTEIHKAVVEDDALVDIWFVVIPEEIFLLGRPNSRVPLAKANPPALLLSKRAATRFTKASPSLFEEDNAAAEIFSYHTDFHHQLKNRLLGLKAVTQLFRESSIIQTLSEPTPSVPVMDEDEDDFEDDDQFGHRRMQAPLDVSWNIAAASFFKAGGRPWRVSTAREGVCYVGMVFKQDPARRDSNACCGAQLFLESGDGIVFKGAMGPWYSPDTKQFHLSEKEAANLVQKALASYQAEHGSYPREVFIHGRTYFSQDELRGFAAAVPQGTSVTGVRITRSSDLKLFTYRDIPVRRGTALIVSPRLAFLWTSGYIPYLGTYQGRETPNPLRIELCGQSSAEIKTVLSDIMTLTKMNFNSAIFADGFPVTMRFADAIGDVLMATGDREIPPLPFRHYI, from the coding sequence TTGAGTGACTTTAAGCGCCGTGCTGGACACCTGAGACTGGTCGATTTCGCAAACTCAGCGGATGGGAAGTCCGATCCTGTAATCAAGTCGAATGCGCAATCGGCGGTACAAGCGTCATTATTTTCCGATGCTTCTACGGTTACGCTAGGCTTCGTGTTGGCGTCAGAAATGCCAGCATCCACATTCAAGCAGTTTCTGGAGAATGTGAAGCCTAGATACATTTTCGATCTGCGGAAGTCGCCGAGCTTCGCAAAGGGCGGTCTTACTCGACGAACCATATTCGCTTTGTTTGACTCTTACAAAATTCGGTATTTCGACGTGTCGGGAGCAATTAACGCAAAATCTGCTCGTGATCCCGCACTTAATCCAGGCCTGCTCGTGCCAAAGATATTGGATCTTTTCGTGTCCGGAAAAGAGCTTCTCGAAGGTCCGGTGGTTTTCTTCGCTGACGATGAACAGCTTGAGGAGCGCTACATCGACGAAATGGCCGCGCTGCTTCCTAACCAGACCAAGACCGGCTGGGACGTCTTCATTTGGGATGGAAAGGCGGGCCAGCCTGCCAATTCATCACCTGAGAAACGAACCATATTCATCAGTCATGCGAATCCAGAGGACAACAACATCGCACTCTGGCTGGGTGCCCGGCTGGCTGCGGAAGGATATGAAATTTGGTCGGATGTCACACGGCTAATCGGTGGCGAATATTTTTGGGACAGCATTGAACACGTTATTCGCGAGCGATCAGCGTGTGTGGTCGTATTGCTTTCTAAAGCGGGCCACGAGAAACAAGGTGTTCTGGATGAGGTCAATCTCGCCATTTTGGTCGAACGGCAGCGCAAACTAGCAAACTTTGTGATTCCGATCAGAATCGACGATCTACCGTTCGCAAATATTCGTGCGAACTTGGCCCGAAAAAATGTTATCGACGGCGCAAAGAACCTTGGTGAAGCTTTGGGGAAGCTCCTAGTTTCGCTCGATAAGCTTGGGGTCCCAAGGCAACGGGGAGAGGTTCAGGCTTCGCTTTCAAAATGGAGAAAGACGCTTCCCAGCGGAGTTGGCGACCAAGGATCGTCCAAGGACGACCTCCTAGTGGAGAATAAGCTGTCCATCACACGATGGCCACCTGCAATTTACAAGATTACAAAATCTGAGAAGCCTAGTCTCGACGTTCGTCCATTTTTAGCGACCTCAGCTGTCGGTAAAGGTGAGCTTTGTTTCGCCAGCCCCTCCGAACTAACTACGATGATTCCTGGAGTCCAGGCAGTGCAGCATTCTGCCGCCACAACAGACGCCGTGATTGATGGTTCGGCTCTCGGCATGCTGGGGACGACGACCCAAGAAAGTCGTAGGGCGCTAACGCACATCCTAAAACAGGCGTGGAACGAATTTTGTGCCTCACGCGGAATGCAGAAGCATGAATTGTCTTCAGGGCGAATATGTTGGTTTGAGAAGAATGGCTTCGTGGAAAAGAACGAGGTCCGCTTCCTTGATCACAAATCGAGGTCACGGCGAAAGGCCTTGGTTGGGCGCAGCCAAAAACGCCGGGTCTACTGGCACTTCGGAATTGAGATCGTCCCGAACATCGGCGATCAATCCGTGCGCGTTAAACCTCATGTCGTTTTTACTGAAAATGGTTTGGACCCGATAGCTTCGACAGCCAAGCAGCATTCACTGCGTAGAGGATTTTGCAAGAGCTGGTGGAATGACCGCTGGAGGGATTTGCTCAACGCGATGTTGACCAATATGGCCAATAGCGCAGGCAGGTTAACGCTGCCCGTTTCACCTCTCCAATCCATTGAGATTGGGGCCACCATGACAGTTCATGATTTGCGCTCGAAATCCTCGGCGATTCATTCAATTGATGAGCCAGCAGTGGTTGTCGGTCAAAGCCAGCGGTCTTTTGACCCTCGCGAAGGATTAATGCTTTTTGGTCCAGTCGAATTCACCCGTAACCCGAGGGAGGTGAGGGTTGGTGTAGTGGGAGCACCCGAAGGCATCGAATTGTTCAAGAAATGGTGCGCCCGTTTTGCTTCTCCAGTGTTGCCGTCTGACGCAGGCGGCCCACGCCAAGTTCCGTTTCTTGGTTTTGACGCAGTCTTTAGCGCGACTTGGTTGAAGGAGCCCGTCGCGGCGCGTCCAATATCACGCACCGACCTCCTAAACGCCATTCGCATTTCAGAGCGTCATGAGGCGGTGTCGAAGGCTGTGGACCTCGTTGTCACCGAGATTCACAAGGCAGTTGTGGAAGATGACGCTCTGGTGGACATTTGGTTCGTAGTCATTCCTGAGGAGATTTTCCTGCTCGGTCGACCAAATTCACGAGTGCCGCTTGCAAAGGCGAATCCTCCTGCACTGCTTCTGTCAAAGCGAGCGGCAACGCGATTCACCAAAGCCAGCCCCTCACTATTTGAGGAAGACAACGCTGCAGCCGAGATTTTCTCCTATCATACGGATTTTCATCACCAGCTAAAGAACCGCTTGTTGGGCCTGAAGGCCGTAACTCAGCTTTTTAGAGAGTCGTCGATCATTCAGACTCTCAGTGAGCCAACGCCCTCGGTTCCTGTCATGGACGAAGATGAAGACGATTTTGAAGACGACGACCAGTTCGGCCATAGACGGATGCAAGCGCCATTGGATGTGAGCTGGAACATCGCGGCGGCGAGTTTCTTCAAGGCGGGAGGTCGGCCATGGCGAGTTTCAACGGCGCGTGAGGGCGTCTGCTATGTCGGTATGGTGTTCAAGCAAGACCCCGCGCGAAGAGATAGCAATGCTTGTTGCGGTGCCCAATTGTTCTTGGAATCTGGGGATGGCATCGTTTTCAAGGGCGCGATGGGTCCTTGGTACTCGCCTGACACCAAGCAGTTTCACCTTTCCGAAAAGGAGGCGGCGAACCTTGTTCAGAAGGCCTTGGCTTCGTACCAGGCCGAACATGGTTCTTATCCGCGCGAGGTGTTCATCCATGGTCGGACCTATTTCAGCCAAGATGAGCTTCGTGGGTTTGCAGCTGCTGTACCGCAAGGGACCAGCGTCACGGGAGTGCGGATCACGAGAAGCAGCGACCTCAAGCTGTTTACCTATCGGGACATCCCTGTCCGGCGTGGGACTGCTTTGATTGTTAGCCCTCGTCTGGCGTTTCTCTGGACATCAGGGTATATCCCATATCTGGGTACCTACCAGGGTAGAGAAACCCCTAATCCACTTCGTATCGAACTATGTGGTCAGTCATCCGCAGAGATTAAAACAGTGCTCAGCGACATAATGACCCTGACTAAAATGAACTTTAATTCGGCCATTTTTGCAGACGGCTTTCCGGTGACGATGAGATTTGCCGACGCGATTGGAGATGTTTTGATGGCGACTGGGGATAGAGAAATCCCGCCTCTCCCATTCAGACATTACATTTAG
- a CDS encoding anti-phage dCTP deaminase, whose translation MASRPKPVNENLSSKVETISSSQELTKSLASNELVFGIVGHVGSGTSTTADSLRDILKTSGSGEIRRHVSILKAREVIAAWANHHGEQLPADTDPKMKQVERYQDLGDLMRKNGDHAAVARGLIRNIRMCRAKLQDTPLDETKPVIPDGSPRAYILDSIRHPAEVYLLRRAYGEAFVLVGVVCEQSTRAERISKKYRDAGLDDAEKFMRRDAKAGEKHGQRVSDAFHLSDYFVDNTASRFIADDKKKPNPKWEIPDHLERLVRLVTHLQIERPKIEETAMHAAGGAAMRSSCLSRQVGAALLDRSGNIVATGENEVPRAGGGVYGEESDDGSGDSRCFADRKFCSNTTEQNEISEELADHLTTLFDGSANREKLVEALRSSRVGELLEFSRAVHAEMDAVLEAGRKGVSTVGCRVFVTTFPCHYCARHLVSAGVDEVQFIEPYPKSKAIKLHGDSIQLDDSDGTWTRPSLNGGGKVLFRPFTGVAPRMYRRAFQKSRELKNSLTGELQIHEPEWGSPYDIAKSSYAEFEVSLTKGFGY comes from the coding sequence ATGGCATCTCGACCAAAACCTGTGAATGAAAACCTGAGTTCGAAAGTTGAAACCATCTCGTCCTCTCAGGAATTGACCAAAAGTCTCGCTTCGAATGAGTTGGTATTTGGGATCGTGGGGCATGTGGGCTCTGGGACCAGCACCACTGCGGACAGTCTTCGAGACATCCTAAAAACAAGCGGTTCCGGCGAAATACGAAGGCATGTTAGCATTTTGAAAGCACGCGAGGTTATCGCTGCTTGGGCAAATCATCATGGGGAACAATTGCCCGCCGACACCGACCCCAAAATGAAGCAAGTTGAACGTTACCAAGATCTGGGCGATCTGATGAGGAAAAACGGCGACCATGCTGCCGTGGCCAGGGGACTGATCCGAAACATACGGATGTGCCGTGCGAAATTGCAAGACACACCATTGGACGAGACAAAGCCGGTAATTCCGGACGGTTCTCCTCGTGCTTACATTCTCGATTCAATTAGGCACCCGGCAGAGGTGTATCTGTTGCGCCGCGCCTACGGTGAGGCTTTTGTGCTGGTCGGCGTCGTGTGTGAGCAATCTACGAGAGCCGAACGAATATCAAAAAAATACCGGGATGCTGGTCTCGATGATGCGGAAAAATTTATGCGCAGGGATGCCAAGGCAGGCGAAAAACACGGGCAGCGCGTTTCCGATGCATTTCATTTATCGGATTACTTTGTCGACAACACCGCCTCCCGTTTCATTGCAGATGACAAAAAGAAGCCCAATCCTAAGTGGGAAATTCCGGATCATCTCGAACGGTTGGTACGCTTAGTAACTCATTTGCAAATTGAACGGCCGAAGATTGAAGAGACAGCGATGCATGCAGCAGGCGGAGCTGCAATGCGCAGTTCATGCCTGTCCCGCCAGGTGGGGGCCGCGCTCTTGGATCGGAGCGGGAACATCGTAGCTACCGGTGAGAACGAAGTGCCAAGAGCCGGTGGAGGAGTCTACGGTGAGGAGTCCGATGATGGATCGGGGGACTCTCGATGCTTTGCAGACAGAAAATTCTGCAGCAATACGACTGAGCAGAACGAAATTTCGGAAGAGCTTGCGGATCACCTAACGACACTGTTCGATGGTAGCGCGAATCGAGAAAAACTGGTCGAAGCCCTTCGCTCAAGCAGGGTTGGTGAGCTGTTGGAATTCAGTCGGGCTGTCCATGCTGAGATGGACGCAGTGCTCGAAGCTGGCAGAAAGGGCGTCTCGACAGTTGGCTGTCGGGTCTTTGTAACCACGTTCCCCTGCCACTATTGTGCAAGGCATTTGGTATCCGCTGGGGTGGATGAAGTGCAGTTCATTGAGCCCTATCCGAAGAGCAAGGCGATCAAACTCCACGGAGATTCTATTCAGCTCGATGATTCGGACGGAACCTGGACGCGTCCATCACTCAACGGCGGCGGAAAAGTGCTATTTCGGCCTTTTACGGGGGTAGCTCCTCGAATGTATCGTCGGGCGTTTCAGAAAAGTCGTGAACTGAAAAACTCTTTGACGGGCGAGTTGCAAATTCACGAGCCGGAATGGGGATCGCCGTATGACATTGCCAAGAGTAGCTACGCGGAATTTGAGGTGAGTTTGACGAAGGGCTTTGGCTATTGA
- a CDS encoding alpha/beta fold hydrolase, protein MPTITTTDGVNIFYKDWGSGQPIVFSHGWPLSADDWDAQMTFFLGHGYRVIAHDRRGHGRSDQPGTGNDMDHWVADLAALTGHLNLRDAIHIGHSTGGGEVARYVARHQERVAKAVLVASLTPNMYRSEENPSGQPPEWFEAIRAGVLGNRSEFYRFVPENPFYGYNLDGAKPSEAIIANWWRQGMGGGALAHHATVASWLEDYTEDLKKITVPVLVMHGEADQVVPFASSVPRAVNLLKNGSLKTYPGYPHGMLTTHADVLNPDLLSFIRS, encoded by the coding sequence ATGCCTACAATTACTACGACGGACGGCGTAAACATCTTCTACAAGGACTGGGGCTCAGGCCAGCCGATCGTTTTCAGCCACGGCTGGCCGCTGTCGGCGGACGACTGGGACGCCCAGATGACCTTCTTCCTTGGCCACGGCTACCGGGTGATCGCCCACGACCGGCGCGGCCACGGCCGGTCCGACCAGCCGGGCACCGGCAACGACATGGACCACTGGGTTGCCGACCTCGCGGCCCTGACCGGGCACCTCAACCTGCGCGACGCGATCCATATCGGCCACTCCACAGGCGGCGGTGAGGTGGCTCGCTATGTCGCCCGCCACCAGGAGCGCGTCGCGAAGGCGGTCCTGGTCGCTTCCCTGACGCCAAACATGTACCGGAGCGAGGAAAACCCGTCCGGTCAGCCGCCGGAGTGGTTCGAAGCGATCCGCGCGGGCGTGCTGGGCAACCGCTCGGAATTCTACCGTTTCGTCCCCGAGAACCCGTTCTACGGCTACAACCTCGATGGCGCCAAGCCTTCGGAGGCGATCATTGCGAACTGGTGGCGCCAGGGCATGGGCGGCGGTGCTCTCGCTCACCACGCGACTGTCGCCTCCTGGCTGGAAGATTATACCGAAGACCTCAAGAAGATCACCGTGCCGGTGCTGGTGATGCATGGCGAGGCCGATCAGGTCGTCCCCTTCGCAAGCTCCGTGCCGCGTGCGGTCAACCTGCTCAAGAACGGCTCGCTGAAGACCTATCCGGGCTACCCCCATGGCATGCTGACCACACATGCGGATGTCCTCAACCCCGACCTGCTCTCGTTCATCAGGTCCTGA
- a CDS encoding LysR family transcriptional regulator produces MELRHLRYFVAVAEEGSLLTAAERRLHTSQPSLSRQIRDLETEVGVKLLERQPRGVTLTAAGKVFLDHARLALLQVEAAAEGARRAERPQKQSFTIGFLAGQEVVWLPHALRIIREEAPEVEIILSSQSSPDLALALMRGKLDVAFLRPETQSVGVSFKFLAKEPLIAVLPADHRLTSRKKILPQDLARETYVSSARISPVLQSVIQDYASNVGITLKAEYEGEGLPSAMSLVVSTGGITLIPLYAQNMLTPNVVARALEGVPPTIDLTLGYNDSNSSPLLRRFLSRSDELVANIQNQSIIRYAEVP; encoded by the coding sequence ATGGAACTCAGGCATTTGCGCTATTTTGTTGCTGTTGCGGAGGAGGGAAGCTTGCTGACCGCAGCCGAGCGGCGGCTGCACACGTCCCAGCCCTCACTCAGCAGGCAAATTCGCGATCTGGAAACCGAAGTCGGTGTAAAACTGCTGGAACGGCAGCCGCGCGGCGTGACGCTCACCGCCGCCGGCAAAGTGTTTCTTGATCACGCGCGGCTGGCCTTATTGCAAGTCGAGGCGGCTGCGGAAGGGGCCCGGCGGGCAGAACGGCCGCAAAAGCAGTCGTTCACGATCGGTTTTCTCGCAGGACAGGAGGTCGTGTGGCTACCCCATGCATTGCGCATTATTCGTGAGGAAGCGCCGGAGGTTGAAATCATACTGTCCAGTCAGTCTTCCCCGGACCTTGCTCTGGCACTGATGCGAGGCAAGCTGGATGTCGCTTTCCTTCGCCCCGAGACGCAGAGTGTCGGTGTGTCCTTCAAGTTTTTGGCCAAGGAGCCATTGATCGCCGTACTGCCGGCGGACCATCGCCTGACGTCGCGCAAGAAGATCCTGCCGCAGGACCTTGCCCGCGAAACTTACGTCAGTTCGGCCAGAATTTCTCCCGTACTGCAATCCGTGATCCAGGATTACGCGTCGAACGTCGGGATCACCCTCAAGGCAGAGTACGAAGGCGAGGGGCTGCCATCGGCAATGTCGCTCGTCGTGTCCACAGGTGGAATAACGCTTATTCCGCTTTATGCGCAAAATATGCTGACGCCGAATGTCGTTGCCAGAGCACTTGAGGGTGTGCCGCCGACAATTGATCTCACCCTGGGATACAACGATTCAAATTCCTCGCCTTTGCTCCGCCGATTTTTGTCTCGCTCTGATGAATTGGTCGCCAATATCCAAAACCAGAGCATCATCCGCTATGCCGAAGTTCCATAG
- a CDS encoding sulfite oxidase, with protein sequence MPTPQQPGLIVRQKSPENIEFPFASLSDWLIPTELFFVRNHFPSPDLDARDWRLRIDGAVERPIELDLDSIKAMRSTTLAAVVECAGNGRVYYEPPREGLQWQNGAVGNAAWTGVLLREILEMAGVKQTACEVLLRGADSGGVDANKKTASPGPIAFARSLPLEKAVADSTILAYSMNEHPLTRDHGYPLRAVVGGWFGMAWVKWITHITVVERPFLGYWQARDYFRWERGLGEPTLVPLAQMEVKSQIARPVQGAQLIAGQPCRIFGAAWSGEAPIRQVQVCTGDGKGWREARLLETERPFAWRLWEYMWTPEDVGPYTLRCRATDAAGCVQPDLQRSDCESYVANWIIPVKVTVVPAPQTYEEEFVI encoded by the coding sequence ATGCCGACACCACAGCAACCCGGTCTGATAGTTCGACAGAAATCCCCTGAAAACATCGAGTTTCCGTTTGCCTCGCTCTCCGATTGGCTGATCCCAACCGAACTGTTCTTCGTGCGAAACCATTTCCCGTCGCCGGATCTCGATGCGCGAGACTGGAGGTTGCGCATTGACGGGGCGGTGGAGCGGCCGATCGAACTTGACCTCGACAGCATCAAGGCGATGCGGAGCACGACCTTGGCTGCCGTCGTCGAATGCGCAGGGAACGGGCGCGTCTACTATGAGCCCCCGAGGGAGGGATTGCAGTGGCAGAACGGAGCCGTCGGCAATGCCGCCTGGACAGGTGTTCTTCTGCGCGAGATCCTGGAGATGGCGGGCGTCAAGCAAACCGCATGTGAGGTTCTGCTGAGAGGCGCCGACAGCGGCGGCGTCGACGCGAACAAGAAAACGGCTTCCCCCGGCCCCATCGCGTTTGCGCGCAGCCTGCCGCTTGAGAAGGCCGTCGCCGACAGCACGATCCTTGCCTATTCGATGAACGAACATCCGCTGACGCGCGATCACGGCTATCCGCTGCGCGCGGTCGTGGGTGGCTGGTTCGGCATGGCTTGGGTCAAGTGGATCACGCATATCACGGTTGTGGAGCGACCGTTCCTTGGCTACTGGCAGGCGCGCGACTATTTCCGTTGGGAGCGCGGCCTCGGGGAACCGACGCTGGTCCCCCTTGCGCAGATGGAGGTCAAATCGCAGATCGCCCGTCCCGTGCAGGGGGCGCAACTCATCGCCGGCCAGCCGTGCCGGATTTTCGGAGCGGCCTGGAGCGGAGAGGCTCCTATCCGGCAGGTGCAGGTCTGCACTGGGGATGGCAAAGGCTGGCGCGAGGCAAGGCTCCTCGAAACGGAACGTCCCTTTGCATGGCGCCTGTGGGAGTACATGTGGACCCCTGAAGACGTAGGGCCATATACGCTGCGATGTCGCGCGACCGATGCGGCGGGATGCGTGCAGCCCGACCTCCAGCGCTCCGACTGCGAGAGCTACGTAGCCAATTGGATCATTCCGGTGAAGGTTACGGTCGTTCCCGCGCCACAGACATACGAAGAGGAATTCGTGATCTGA
- a CDS encoding dihydroxy-acid dehydratase → MTINAQRQLLELDVPDEEIARREASGASRNRHRHGVLAKFAALVRLANEGAVRRSLFSVRRNSDNLAA, encoded by the coding sequence ATTACCATCAATGCCCAGCGGCAGCTTCTGGAGCTCGACGTCCCGGATGAGGAGATTGCGAGACGCGAAGCCTCTGGAGCCAGCCGCAACCGCCACAGGCACGGCGTCCTCGCCAAGTTCGCGGCCTTGGTCCGACTCGCGAACGAAGGAGCGGTGCGGCGTTCCCTCTTTTCGGTTCGCCGGAATTCCGATAATCTGGCAGCCTAA
- a CDS encoding three component ABC system middle component, with protein sequence MKFSSYYNNLGINAFAIASVLKEAGFLTLPKVALILPVVAHRETVKKLADRRFRFVSFEQYLIDNIEYFYNFNERYSASLTPMVNALQLLCEIGVVQLKDNGAVAASTLPFDASMGKRAERVQRASANIAALVSGNAEVFYLNARIEL encoded by the coding sequence GTGAAGTTTAGCTCATATTACAATAACCTTGGGATCAATGCGTTCGCTATCGCTTCTGTGTTGAAAGAGGCTGGATTTCTAACGCTTCCCAAAGTCGCTTTGATCTTGCCCGTTGTTGCACATCGCGAGACGGTGAAAAAGCTTGCTGACCGCAGATTTCGTTTCGTCAGCTTTGAGCAGTATCTAATCGATAACATTGAATATTTCTACAATTTCAATGAGCGATACTCGGCATCGTTGACGCCTATGGTGAATGCTCTTCAACTCTTGTGTGAAATTGGTGTCGTTCAACTAAAAGATAATGGGGCGGTGGCCGCGTCTACCTTACCCTTCGATGCCTCCATGGGCAAACGCGCCGAGCGCGTCCAGCGTGCGTCAGCCAACATAGCTGCGTTGGTCTCGGGCAATGCTGAAGTTTTCTACCTCAATGCGAGGATCGAGCTGTGA
- a CDS encoding DUF3732 domain-containing protein, translated as MKFHIESLQLWLKTEQRRSVTFLPNKVNVITGESHTGKTAILDIVDYCMFASNHRISESIINENVAWYGLRIHVNDKIYVLARRAPMGTAPSPDYYFSSTGEVPNSAPSPNISESVLKKLLSADFGIDQDVKIPFGGRTLQANSRVSLRYFLLFNTISQDIITHSDQFFDKQNQARYQEALPRIFDIAVGIDTVENILKREKRGELERNLARQQKLSARTEEKREQFNAQLAETVARAKGYGLVAENTDADTSVTALRQMVAERESGPDLHVSAKYEEISSQIYRVSRKIRGLRRFSSEYVNHKATLKETADSLQPVEYLMRNFEETVRTSVFDDILKNLSQGLQEIKDATARKTPLDSNISEIIKDLESQREKLEKDLQALPAEMEGFENDKDKYIFIGETKAKLELYSDPQSDKAPDNSELIANLEAQIEDLTVSPVEDRKELFTRALDEAIQEYITLTKAALGNYGDYRSAFNYSEKKLHLRKPKTASTENVGSSSNHMFLHLFLFLGLHELIMRNDGIHVAPFLIIDQFSRPYWGEDDQEDEESEKDVDESDVAKVKLALGLLDQFITTANEMGKEFQMIVFEHINPRYWDGLKNVHLVEIFRDGNALIPVSRLG; from the coding sequence GTGAAATTCCATATCGAAAGCCTGCAACTCTGGCTGAAGACCGAACAGAGACGGTCCGTTACTTTCTTGCCGAACAAGGTCAACGTGATTACCGGCGAAAGTCACACCGGTAAGACGGCGATCTTGGACATTGTCGATTACTGCATGTTCGCGAGTAACCATCGGATTTCTGAGAGCATTATCAATGAAAATGTCGCCTGGTACGGGCTGCGCATACATGTGAACGATAAAATCTACGTGCTTGCGAGACGCGCGCCGATGGGGACGGCACCGTCGCCCGATTATTATTTCTCCTCAACGGGAGAGGTGCCAAACTCGGCGCCAAGCCCAAATATCAGCGAGAGCGTCTTGAAGAAGCTATTGAGCGCTGATTTCGGCATCGACCAAGACGTAAAAATACCCTTTGGTGGGCGAACTCTGCAGGCCAATTCGAGAGTGTCCCTCCGGTATTTCCTGCTCTTCAACACCATCTCGCAAGACATCATCACGCATAGCGACCAGTTCTTCGACAAGCAGAATCAGGCCCGCTACCAAGAGGCGTTACCCCGCATATTCGATATCGCTGTGGGCATCGACACAGTCGAGAACATCCTGAAGCGGGAGAAGCGCGGAGAGTTGGAGCGAAACCTTGCCCGCCAGCAAAAGCTGTCGGCGAGAACGGAGGAGAAGCGCGAGCAGTTTAACGCTCAGCTGGCCGAAACCGTCGCACGGGCAAAAGGATACGGGCTCGTTGCCGAGAACACCGATGCTGATACTTCAGTCACCGCGTTGAGGCAAATGGTGGCAGAGCGGGAAAGTGGTCCCGACCTGCACGTGTCTGCGAAATATGAAGAAATTTCCTCACAGATATACCGCGTTTCTCGGAAGATCAGGGGGCTCCGCAGGTTCTCGTCGGAATATGTGAACCACAAGGCGACCCTTAAGGAAACAGCAGACAGCCTCCAGCCTGTTGAATATCTGATGAGGAATTTTGAGGAGACGGTTCGGACATCCGTGTTTGACGACATTCTCAAAAACCTTTCCCAAGGCCTACAGGAGATCAAGGACGCCACTGCTCGAAAGACGCCGCTAGACAGCAACATTTCCGAAATCATCAAAGATCTGGAATCTCAGCGCGAGAAGCTCGAAAAGGACCTTCAAGCCTTGCCTGCCGAAATGGAAGGTTTCGAAAACGACAAAGATAAGTACATCTTCATCGGCGAGACTAAGGCCAAGCTTGAGCTGTATAGCGATCCACAGTCAGACAAGGCTCCAGACAACAGCGAGTTGATCGCAAACTTGGAAGCTCAAATCGAAGACCTTACGGTATCACCTGTCGAGGACCGAAAAGAGCTTTTTACCAGAGCGTTGGATGAGGCGATCCAGGAATACATCACACTGACGAAGGCAGCGCTCGGCAACTATGGCGATTATCGTTCCGCCTTTAACTATTCGGAAAAGAAGCTCCATCTGCGCAAGCCTAAGACCGCTTCGACCGAAAACGTCGGCAGCAGTTCCAATCACATGTTCCTTCACCTCTTCCTGTTCCTGGGCCTGCATGAATTGATAATGCGGAACGACGGCATTCACGTGGCTCCGTTCCTGATAATCGATCAGTTCTCCAGGCCATACTGGGGCGAGGATGACCAGGAGGACGAGGAGAGTGAGAAGGATGTCGACGAGAGCGACGTCGCGAAGGTGAAGTTGGCACTGGGGCTTTTGGACCAGTTCATCACCACGGCAAATGAAATGGGTAAAGAGTTCCAGATGATTGTTTTTGAGCACATCAATCCGCGATATTGGGATGGGCTCAAAAACGTGCACCTAGTTGAAATTTTCCGAGATGGAAACGCACTAATCCCGGTTTCCAGGCTAGGCTAG